Proteins encoded together in one Coffea arabica cultivar ET-39 chromosome 2c, Coffea Arabica ET-39 HiFi, whole genome shotgun sequence window:
- the LOC113725051 gene encoding uncharacterized protein: MAGGGDHHHVDGAHGHGGAGDFRTKVWSMPGGPYCRPKHWKRNTAIAMAGVFLLCIPIAMISVQLEQRPHMPVRPIPSQLWCKNFGKKDY, from the exons ATGGCCGGCGGAGGAGATCACCACCACGTTGATGGGGCCCACGGGCACGGCGGAGCGGGCGACTTTAGGACCAAAGTCTGGAGCATGCCTGGTGGGCCTTACTGCCGCCCCAAGCACTGGAAGCGCAATACTGCCATCGCCATGGCTGGCGTCTTCCTCCTTTGTATCCCCATCGCCATGATTTCGGTCCAGCTTGAG CAACGGCCGCATATGCCTGTTCGCCCAATTCCATCTCAGCTTTGGTGCAAGAACTTCGGGAAAAAGGACTACTAA